The DNA region AAATATCAGTAAAAGCATTTGGCGGATATCCGCCATACACCTTCGATATTGGTGATGGCAGTCAATCAAAATCCGAATTTACCAATCTCGTTGGGGGTAAAGCATATTTTGTTACCGTAACAGATGCAAATGCTTGCACCGAAATTATTAAGCAAGATGTTGATATTACCCATAAACCAAAAGCTGAAGCAGGTTTAAACGATAGCTGGGATTGTATTAAAAAATTTGTAAACTTAAACGGAACCAATTCCGAACAGGCAGCCTGGTTTAATTATTTGTGGAGTAGCCCTACCGGAACCATCCTGGATGGTGCAGAAACACTTACACCAAAAGTGGCAAATCCCGGAATGTATTTCTTAAAAATTACCAATACAAATAATGCTTGCAGTGCAATTGATTCAATGCAACTTATAGATGCACGTATTTTTCCTCACATACAAGTAGCAGGAGATACCAGCTTGAATTGTGCATTTTTTGAAACCACTATTCAAGGTGAAAGTCGGAACCAGGCAATAAAATATTATTGGTCAAAAGTAGAAGACAGTACTTTTTATGCAATACATAAACAGCTTTTCCTCACACAACCCGGACAATATGTTTTTCACGTATACGATACGATCAATCAATGCATTTCACTGGATACAGTCCGCTTACTTGAAAATAAAATAAAACCACTTGCAGCAGTGGATGATTCTTCTTATTTAAGTTGTTTGGATACCATCATATCATTAAACGCAATCACTTCTTCGAATGGATCTGAGTTTGAATATTATTGGTCAACTTTAGATGGTCACTTGGTTGATGGAATCAATACACTAAACCCTACAGTGGATCTACCAGGAAATTATATTCTGGAAGTAAAAAACAAACTGAATTATTGTGTAGCTTCAGATACTGGAATCGTTCATCAACGCAACATTCCTCAAGCGACATTTGATCAAGCGATTCAAGCTAAAGACGTATTGTTTACCGATCAATCCATTGGATTTCCAACTACCTGGAATTGGTCTTTTGGAGATAGTGCATTCAGCGCCGAAAGACAACCGCTGCATACCTTTCCATCAGAAGGAGCATATGAAGTCTGCTTAACAGTGCATAACGATTGTGGTTCAGACAGCATTTGCAAAAACTTGTTGATTGGCATCGCTTCAAGTCTTTCAGTAGTGCATGTTGAACTAAAACCAGTCAGTTGTTTTGGTGGAAAAGATGGATCCATCCAACTGACCATACAAGGGGGAATTCCACCCTATACATATCTATGGAGCAATCAACAAGCGAGTAAAGACCTGATAGACATTCCTACTGGAGATTATCGGGTAGAAATTTCCGATCAGCAAGGAACTAAAATTTTTCAAAATTACACGGTGAACCAGGCGAGCCAAATTAATTTAATTAAAGCTGACATCAATCCATGTAGTTCCGGTGCTATTAACGGTGCAATTTCTTTGCAACTGGAAGGGGGGAATCCACCTTATCAGTATCATTGGTCAAATGGTTTAGCGACCAATCCAATTGTGGATTTGGCCCCAGGAAATTATTTCTGTACCCTTACAGATGTTACAAACTGTCAAAAGGAATTTGGTCC from Saprospiraceae bacterium includes:
- a CDS encoding T9SS type A sorting domain-containing protein, which produces MIRLFITLFLLAYLQPVHSQLPNGSVAPDFDVEDVNGNIYSLYAMMGNNKSACVGFEATWCGFCWHFHESHVLDQVVNNLGASTTAIMLEADWKTNTECLFGPAGCNDYTWGDWVTGMPYRIANLSATNGPTVASEYYHSYYPLLYVISPDKRTWEIIERTYSNYFNWITKSFAMNATPVITHSTCGDNGKINLNVTGGHGSITYKWTNGAKTKDLNNLPGGTYSVTLTDGNGYFKSFGPYTIEGPSKRVDVVGLDLNHVKCYNEASGSITVQMDYGNPPYQYKWSNNTSQAANLNLKVGTYSLTVTDVKNCSMVRNYTLTQPTDLTATATSQRDNCDQQDGKISVKAFGGYPPYTFDIGDGSQSKSEFTNLVGGKAYFVTVTDANACTEIIKQDVDITHKPKAEAGLNDSWDCIKKFVNLNGTNSEQAAWFNYLWSSPTGTILDGAETLTPKVANPGMYFLKITNTNNACSAIDSMQLIDARIFPHIQVAGDTSLNCAFFETTIQGESRNQAIKYYWSKVEDSTFYAIHKQLFLTQPGQYVFHVYDTINQCISLDTVRLLENKIKPLAAVDDSSYLSCLDTIISLNAITSSNGSEFEYYWSTLDGHLVDGINTLNPTVDLPGNYILEVKNKLNYCVASDTGIVHQRNIPQATFDQAIQAKDVLFTDQSIGFPTTWNWSFGDSAFSAERQPLHTFPSEGAYEVCLTVHNDCGSDSICKNLLIGIASSLSVVHVELKPVSCFGGKDGSIQLTIQGGIPPYTYLWSNQQASKDLIDIPTGDYRVEISDQQGTKIFQNYTVNQASQINLIKADINPCSSGAINGAISLQLEGGNPPYQYHWSNGLATNPIVDLAPGNYFCTLTDVTNCQKEFGPFHVKELTATTNSSFINRFELIPNPVNQQGLILVQLNERRPYSIRIVNVYGQTIYSIQSDQLNLKLPFDFSAFPKTLYFVVLNSDSLSRTLRWMVQE